The genome window AGCACAACGAGCACTGCCTATATTGACACGCGCACCGGGACTTTTATGGGGTTGACGATCCTCAAAGCGGCTTTCTCATCGGAATCCGAACTCGGCTCCGAAGAAGGCGACCGCGCTCAAAAGATATTCGAGGCGTTAGTCGATAACTACCTGTGCAATCTTTCTGTAGAAGTATTTCGCGAGCAGTGTGAACACTTGTTACCTGGACAGATGCATGGCGCGGAATTTCTTGAGAAGTACGGGGAAACTGTTGATACTGTTACACAGGTTGATCCACAGAAGGTATATCCTATCAGGAGCCGGGTACAGCACGCAGTTTACGAAAACGCACGCGTCAAACGGTTTATTGCCGCCATAAAAAACGCCGATAAAGATCCGGATAACATACAGGAGTACCTGAGAGAAGCTGGTAGCCTCATGTATGAATCGAATGACAGTTACCGCGATCTGGCAGGACTCGGTTCACTCGAAGTTGATGGACTTGTTAACATTGCACAGAAGATTGGAGAGCAGGGTGGTATCTACGGTGCTAAAATTACTGGCGGTGGCGGCGGTGGCACTGTTGCCCTGCTGTGTCACGGTAGTGTGGAGAATTCCCTGACACAAATCCTCGCTGCCTATAAACTTGCTTGGGGAATCGATGGCGAACTCATCCGAGGAAACGCCGCTGGGGCGTTTGAGTTTGGTCATATTCTCTGGGAATTGAAAGAACTTGAACCGCCTACGCATTTTTAACGAATGGTTATCAGCACTCAGGGCGGTTGCATTGCAACCTTTTGGCTTTCGGAACGACGCTCTGAATAGGAATGTGCTATTTCTATAAGAAGCATATTCAATGACCAGAAGTCCACCGATTGCTGACGGCTGATAGCCGACTGCTGTAAAGAAAGTGAAAATGGAGCAAAACTTAGACAGGCAAGACCAGCACCGTGGAATCGGCGTCACATGGCGCGCAATACTTATTGCTATTTTCTTAATCCCACCTAATGTCTTTTGGGTTATTGAAGTTGAGTGTGTCTGGCATTCTGGACACCCAACGACCATCTCCCTGTTCTGGAACGTCGTTCTCAACATCTTTTTCCTGATCTTGATAAATCTCTTCCTCAAGCGTGTCGCGCCACGATCTGCGCTAACACAAGGTGAATTAATCACCATATACGCGATGCTCTCTATCGCGTCTGGCTTGGCTGGTCATGATACGTTAGCCTTGACAATTCCAGCACTCCCGCACGCCTTCTGGTTCGCAACAATTGAGAACGATTGGGCGGATATGTTTCACAGTTATATCCCACAACATCTCGTTGTCGCGGACAGAGAGATTATCCGAGGATTTTACGAAGGCAATACACCCTTTTACAATGCTAAAATTGGTGGGGCATGGATAATGCCCACTTTGTGGTGGACATCGCTTATTATTGCTCTCGGTACCATCATGATTTGTGTAAATGTGCTGATTCGGAAACAGTGGACAGAACATGAGAAATTGGCGTATCCAATTATCCAACTCCCGATGGCAATTACAGAAAGAGGTGGAGCCGCGCAGCTCTTTAGAAGTCGTATTCTATGGTATGGGTTTATCATCGCTGCAGTGATAAATGTCTGGCACGGTTTAGCACACTTTTTCCCTGTCCTGCCAGATTTCAGTGTGCGTCATAATGCACGGAATTGGGGTAGATTCTTCACTGAAAAACCGTGGAACGCTGTCGGTGGTATCCCTGTGCCGCTCTATCCATTTGTAATCGGCTTAGGATTCCTTTTACCACTTGATTTGTCCTTTTCTATGTGGTTTTTCTACCTGTTTGAGAAGGCACAACGGGTTTTCGGTAGTGCACTCGCAATTCCAGCACCGTTCCCGTACGGTAGTGAACAGTCCATCGGTGGTTGGATGGCGATCTTTGTGATCGCACTCCTTGTAACGCGTAAACACATTGCAAAGGTTGTGCGCACAATCTTAGGCATGGCCGGTAGCATTGATGACTCACAAGAACCGATTCGTTATCGTACAGCACTCCTGCTCATTGTTGTTTCCAGTCTCTATACCATCTGGTTCTGCCTGAAGGCGGGAATGACCCTCCCAATTATTCTCCCCTTCTTTGCGTTTTTCTCCGCCATTTCGATTGCTATTACGCGCGTTCGCGCGGAACTCGGTCCTCCCGCACATGAGATGGCAGGCATGTGTAACGCGCAACAGTTCTTAATTAATATCTTGGGGACACGCCGTATCGGACCGAATAATCTGACAGTTTTCCCTTACTTTTGGTTTTTCAGCGGGCGTGGATATCGTGAACACATTATGCCGCATCAGCTCGAAGCGTTCAAGATGGCAGAACGGGCGAATATGAACACGAAACGCCTGGTGCTTGCAATGGTTATTGCTGTCATTCTTGGATCCCTTGCATCATTTTGGGCAACGCTCAGCGAACTCTATCGTCTCGGTGGCGCAATTACAGGCGCAGGCGGTGGTATTGGACCCTCTGTTGGACATATCGGTCAGTTCGGTTGGCTTGCCGGTCTGTTTGCTTTCCCACGTGACCCAGACATCACCGCAATGGGTTTCATGGCAGGTGGCATGGGCTTCACTTTCTTCCTCATGGTGATGCGGATGCGTTTTATTTGGTGGCCCCTCCATCCTGCGGGTTATCCTATCTCCATGACGGGTGGCGTTGGCTACTTTTGGAGTTGTCTCGTTATCAGCAGTTTTCTTAAATGGATGGCACTCCGATTCGGTGGACCGGGGACTTATCGGACGATGGTGCTCTTCTTCTTCGGTGTTATTCTCGGTGAATACTGTGTTGGCGCGTTCTGGAGCGTTTTAAGCGTCATCATTCGTGAACCTATCTACGACTTCGCGCCGGGGTAGAAAATTGTAAAGTGTACTAAAATGCCTAAGGTTGACGCGGCAATCAGACAATAACTTGCAAACTTTAGCTTCACTTTTAAACTTAGAAACTCTATCTCGACGATAATCATTTAGAATTTATGATAAATAGAATTTATGATAAAATTTCGACTGATTTACCTCTATCTTTTAACAGCAAGTCTCATTCCAGCGGCAACATGCCTCGCGGCGGACGAAGGTGCGCATGCCGCTGAATTTCTCAGCCACGGTGTAGGCGCACGCGCTTTAGGAATGGGAAGCGCGTTCGTTGCTATTGCTGACGATGCAACAGCGACCTACTGGAACCCCGCCGGACTTACCAAAGTCAAGAAGCACAGTTTTTCCGCCATGTATTCCGATACCTTTAGCACGGGGGATGGGAGTTGGCTGAGTAGAGGTTTGGTTACCTATAATTTCCTTAACTACGTTTATCAGATTGAGGATATCGGCAGCCTCGGTCTAAGTTGGATTCGGCTCGGTGTTGATGACATACCACGCACAACCTTCATTGATGTCAACAATAACGGCTTTCTCGGCGATTTTCAGGACAAGAACGGCAACGGCATCAAAGATGAGGGGGAGCCTTTTATCGACAAACCTGAAGTCGCTGAGTATTTCAGCAATACCGATAATGCCCTCCTTATTTCTTATGCTCGCCAGGTCCACCCGATGGTATCTGTCGGCGGCAACCTCAAACTCCTCAACCAATCCATTTTTGAGAACAGCGGAAACGGTTTCGGGATTGACATCGGTCTGATTGCGGAACCCTACAAAGGGGTTCGAGTCGGTGCAATGTTGTTGGATGCGACAGGCACACAGGTCCGATGGGATACCCCTGATAAGCCGACGTTTACCCGCACGCGCCGACTCCGATTCGGCGCAGCTTACCAGTTTACTGTGCCGCGTCTCGGCAAGGGTGCTATCGGTGCCGACTTTGAAACAGATCAAGCGGATCTGGAAACAGACGGCTCCGGAGGCGGACTTGTCCTACGTGTCGGCGCGGAATACTGGCTTTTCAACACCCTCGCACTTCGTGGTGGCTGGAACGGACATGGACTGTCGGCAGGTGCCGGACTCCGCTTACGGGTAAATGCCATGTCGTTCTTTGTCAACTACGCTTTCAATACCCACACCCTCGGCGGTTCACAACGCATCTCTGTTTCTGGAGAATTCTAACAGCGACACAATACACGAAAAAATAAGGAGGCTTTCCAATGCAGGACCTTCCCGAACGCCTCTGCTCGCGAAGTTTGCAACCCGTCCAGCGGTGTGTGGTAGTAGTTATTCATAGGAAGATTGTGTAAGTTCTACATTCATAGAATTTCTATTGGATCCTTGAAAAACATTACTAAGATCATTTTACTCGTGCTACAGCTAAAGCCTCAAACCTAAAAAAGGAGCGACTTCATAATGAAAAGCACACTGTTTTTGTTTTTTTTTATGCTGCTTTTTGTTCCAGACGCTTTCTCCCAGAACTATCAAGACTATACACAGTTCAGTTTACCGGAGGGTACCAAAGTTCGCCTCGGAAAAGGTTCGGTATCTGGAAATGTTGCTTTCTCACCAGATGGCAGTCTCCTTGCTGTGGCGAGTTCTATCGGTATTTGGCTCTACGATACGGCAACCTATCAAGAAATCGCACTGCTTGCGGAACATGGGAATTATATCAACAGCGTAGTTTTCAGTCCGGATGGAGAAAAAATCGCTAGTAGCAGTTATTATATCATTCGTCTCTGGAATGTTAATACAAGAACACAATATCAGACGCTAAAAGGACACACCGATGAAGTTAGCAGCATCGTCTTCAGTCCAGATGGAAACACACTTGCGAGTGGGAGTGATGACGAAACCATTCGCATTTGGGATGCGGAGACTGGAGCACTCCTGCAAACCTTTGAAGCGCATCGTTATGTAGTCAACAGCATAGCGTTCGGTCCGGATGGAAATACGATCGTTAGTGGCGGCAAATACGATAAAATCATACGCCTCTGGGATGCGGAAACCGGCACACTCCTACAAACCTTCATAGGACATTTGTATGGGGCTAAGAGTGTAACGTTCAGTCCGGATGGAAATACGATCGTTAGTGGCGGCACGGACGGGACCATACGTTTCTGGGATACGGCATCTGCGGTACTATTGCAGACGCTCACAGAGCATACGGACAGGGTCAACAGCATAGTGTTCAGTCCAGATGCACACTCTATTGTGAGTGCCAGTGAAGACGGAACCATCCGTCTGTGGGATACTGAGTCAGGAGACCTCCTGCAAACGATCACTGGACATAGTAGTATTGTCTTTAGCGCATCGTTCAGTCCGGATCGGAAAACTATCGTTAGCAGCAGTGACGATCAAACCATCCGCCTTTGGGAGGCTGAGACAGGTGTGCACCTGCTCACACTGATAGGGTATACGGATGGTGTCGCCAGTCTGACGTTCAGTCCAGATGGAAATACGATCGCTACTGGAAATTGGGATAATACCATTCGTCTCTGGAATGTTGATATAGGGACACAATATCGGACACTCACGGGACATACGCATGCTGTCGGCAGCCTTGCGTTCAGTCCGGATGGAAATATGATCGTTAGTGGTAGTCGGGATGAAACGGTTCGCCTCTGGGATGTGGTATCTGGAACTCATATACGGACGATCACAGGACAATGGTTAGATTTCAACAGCGTCGCGTTCAGTCCGGATGGAAATACGATCGCTGGCACAGGTCGGGAGAATATCCATCTGTGGGATGCGGTGTCAGGACACCTTCTGCAGACACTTGATGGACATCCGCGAGGAGTCAGTAGCATAACCTTCAGTCCGGATGGAAAAACTATTGCAAGCGGTAGTTCCGATGAAACTATCCGTCTCTGGGATGCCGTGTCAGGAGAACTCTTGCGGACGCTCAAGGGACATACGTCCGTTATCAATAGTGTCGTTTTCAGCCCAGATGGACGATCGCTCGCGAGTGCGAGTCAAGATGATACAGTTCGTCTGTGGGATGTTGCTACAGGAGAAGTAAATCGGACTCTAAAGGGGCATCGTTGGCATGTTCAGGACGCGGCATTCAGCCCAGATGGACGCACCATTGTTAGTGCTGGCATTCTAACGCTTCGGCTCTGGGATGTTTCCACAGGAACACAATATCGGGTGCTTACAGGGCATGGAAATACTATCAACAGTGTGGCGTTCAGTCCAGATGGAAAAACTATTGCGAGTGGCAGTTTTGATGATACGGTACTCCTTTGGGAGTACATCCCTTTCACTACTACAGACGCTACGGTCCGCCTTTCACCCTCTACGGTGTCCTCGCCTGCTATCGGAGAACAACTCACGTTTTCTCTCAAAATCGCTGACGGTGAAAACGTCGCGGGTTATCAGGCATCTATGCTTTTTGATACCGCTACCCTTCGCTATGTAGAGAGTGCAAATGGAGATTATTTACCCATGGATGGGCTCTTTTTGCCGCCGGTTATTGATGGAAATACCGTGACGCTCGCTGGCACGTCTTTCACCGGAGAAAGCAACGGAGGCGGCACACTTGCCACCATCACATTTGAAATTGTTGCAATCAAAGCCTCTACCCTCATCCTATCTGATGTATTACTGACCGACGAGGCAGGAGGCAGTTCAATCCCGTTAGTACAAGCCGCGCGGATTACTGAACCATCCCAACTCCCGGAAGATGTCAATAAGGACGGTGTTGTCAATGTTTTAGACCTGACCTTTGTCGCGTCAAACTTCGGCAAACGTGGAGAAAATGCAGCGGATGTCAATGGTGATGGTATCGTCAATATTATAGATTTAACGCTTATCGCTGCGGCATTTGGAGATACGGCTGCTGCACCAGTTGTATGGGCACAAGATCTGGATATTGCCCCTACACCTACTGATGTAGAAGCCTGGCTGCGTGAAGCACATCAGGTTAACCGAACAGACCTCACTTTTCAGCGTGGGATCCAGATGTTAGAACAACTCCTTGCTGCGTTGACCCCGAGAGAGACGGCACTGCTGCCCAATTACCCGAATCCATTCAATCCTGAGACGTGGATACCGTATCAATTGACAGCACCTACTAATGCCAGCATCTCTATCTACTCAACAGACGGACAGTTGATACGGAGACTAAATTTAGGGCATCAATCTGTTGGTATTTATCGTCACCGTAGTCGAGCTGCGTATTGGGATGGCAAGAACACACTCGGCGAACCTGTGGCAAGCGGTGTCTATTTCTATACGCTAACCGCTGGTGATTTCACAATGACCCGGAAAATGTTGATAAGGAAGTGATTAATTGTCAAATACTGTACAAACCGATTCTGGCGGAAGGCTGGGAAAGTCGCCATCACCGGGTATCGTGCGCGTATTCGGTGTTGGTTTATATATGCCCTATGCTAAGCAAATATGGAAAACACTGATGACGACAACGGGAAATTTCATAACAAAAAAGGTGCCTCTTTACCTATTTTTAACACTACTTTTTGTTTCAACCCCTTATCTGCCAAACGCTTTTGCTCAAGATTATCAAGACTATATGCAGTTCAGTTTACCCGAAGGTGCCAAAGCACGCTTTGGAAAAAGCTCGATATCCGGAGATATTGCTTTCTCGCCAGATGGTAAGCGGCTGGCGGTGACAAGTGCTATAGGCATTTGGCTCTACGATACAGTAACCTATAAAGAGGTGGCTCTGCTTACCGGACATACGGCTCGGGTCACCAGTGTAGTGTTTAGTCCAGATGGACGCACAATCGCGAGTGGAGGTGCCGACCATACCATTCGTCTGTGGGATGCAGCGTCTGGCATACTTTTGCGGACGTTCACGGGGCATACGTGGGGTGTCACCAGCGTGGCGTTCAGTCCAAATGGACGCACCATTCTCAGTGGCAGTGGTGACAGTACTGTCCGTCTGTGGGATATAGCATCTGGCATACTTTTGCGGACGTTCATCGGACATACGGACGATGTCACCAGCGTGGCGTTCAGCCCAGATGGAAAGACTGTTGTAAGCGGGAGCAAGGACACAATCGTCCGTTTGTGGGATGTGGTGTCCGGATCGCATCGGGCACTTACGGGGCATTGGTCAGATATCAACAGTGTGGTTTTCAGTCCGGATGGTAGTATTGTTGCCAGTGGGAGTGACGACGGAACCATCCATCTGTGGGATATAGAGACTGAAGCACTTCTGCAAACCCTCGGGGACCATGAGAATAATGTTACCAGTGTAGCATTCAGTCCAGATGGACGCACGATTGTCAGTGGCAGTTACGACCTCACAATTCGTCTCTGGGACGCAGTTCTCGGACAACTCCAACAAACGCTTACAGGGCATTCGCATTGGGTCACCAACGTGGTCTTCAGCCCTGACGGAAAAACGCTCGCCAGTACCGGATGGGATAATACTATCCGTCTATGGGATGCAGTATCTGGCGTAGTTTTGCGGACGCTTAAGGGATATACAGAAGGTTTCAGAAGCGTCGCGTTCAGTCCGGATGGAAAAATTATTGCTACTGGAAGTAGAATCGACGAGAGTGTCCGTCTATGGGATGCGGGGACTGGAGCACTCTTGCAAGCTTTCAGAGCACATCCGTATTATGTCACCAGTGTAGCGTTCAGTCCGGATGGAAATACCATCATCAGTGAGGGTTTCGACGAAAATATCCATCTGTGGGATGTGGGGACTGGAGCACTCCTGCGAACCTTGAAAGTACCATCTGGGGTTGGAAGCGTGGCGTTCAGTCCCCATGAGCCCATAATTGCCAGTGGAGGAGGTGACGGAACCATTCATTTGTGGGATGCGGAGACTGGAGCACTCCTGCAAACCCTAATAGGACATACGAAGAGCGTTGGAAGTGTCGTGTTCAGTCCGGATGGAAATACACTTGCGAGTGGGAGTTTCGATCGTACCATCCGTCTGTGGGATATGACATCTGGAACACATCTGCAAACACTTACAGGACATACGTGGAATGTCTACAGCGTCGCGTTCAGTCCAGATGCACGCACGCTTGTCAGTGGTGGATACGACGAGATCGTACGTCTCTGGGATGTGCGGACTGGCTCCCTTCTGCAAACCTTCACAGGACATACGTCCCCGATTGAGAGCGTGGCGTTCAGTCCGGATGGAAATACACTTGCGAGTGTAAGTGGGGACACGACCATCCGTCTATGGGATACGGCATCTGGAACGCATCCGAGGACGCTCACAGGGCATAGGTTTGGGGTCACCAGCATAGCATTCAGCCCAGATGGAAATACATTTGCAACGGTGAGTTGGGATGGGACGGTACTTCTATGGGATCTGATGTCCTCACCTACTTCTAAAGCAACGGTAAGCGTTTCGCCTAGCTCCGTGCGATCGCCTGCTATTGGAGAGCAACTCACATTTTCTCTCAAAATCGCTGACGGTGAAAACGTCGCGGGTTATCAGGCAACTGTACATTTTGATGCCGCTGCCCTCCACTATGTGGAGAGTGCAAACGGAGACTATCTACCCGCAGACGCACTCTTTACGCCACTGATCGTTCAAGAAGACCAAGTGTCCCTATCCGGTAAGTCTCCTGCCGTCGAAAACAATGGAGACGGCACCCTTGCCACCATCACATTTGAAGTTGTTGCTGTCAAATACTCTATTGTAAGTCTATCTGATGTACGACTAATAGATAGTAGCGGGCGCAGTTCAAGTCTGAAAATAGAGGTCTCGGAAATAATTGAAACCCCGCAAATCGCTGAAGATATCAATGGAGATGGAGTCGTTAACATTATAGATTTGATCGTTGTTGTATCGAGTTTTGGCAAACGAGGACAAAACAACGCGGATGTCAATGGTGATGGTATCGTCAATATTATAGATTTGACGCTTGTCGCTGCAGCATTTGAAAATATAGCTGCCGCCCCTGAAGTGTTATGGAGTCTCAATGCTGAGGGCATGCCTACACGGGCAGAAGTGGAAGCCTGGCTGCGTGAAGCACATCAGGTGAACCGAACAGACCTCACTTTTCAGCGTGGGATCCAGGTGTTAGAACAACTCCTTGCTGCGTTGACCCCGAAAGAGACAGCACTGCTGCCCAATTATCCGAATCCATTCAATCCTGAGACGTGGATACCGTATCAATTGGCAGCACCTGCCGATGTTACCTTCTCCATCCATTCTACTGGTGGGAGATTGGTTCGGACGTTAGAAGTGGGGTATCAATCGGTAGGCATCTATGAATCTCGTAGCCGTGCAGCATATTGGGATGGAAGGAACTCCTTCGGCGAGTCTGTTGCGAGTGGTGTCTATTTCTATACGTTAACAGCAGGCGATTTTACTGCGACGCGAAAAATGCTAATCCGGAAGTAACATACCTGTAAAATTTCCTTCCAATAATTTGACTTTTTATAGGTTTTATGGTATATTCCAACCAATCAAAGTTGGAGTCTTACCCATAAAACATTTTTGCCAAAATCCACACGACAAAAGAAGAACAAACATTAGGGGCGTTATTAAGGCTTACTGAACCTAATGGACGTTTTCGCTTGCCAATTTGATTCCAACTACTTAGGATCAGCAATTCACTAACAAAAAGGAAATTTAAGTCTATGAAAACAGCGTTTTTTTCTACATTAACAATTCTTTGTGTGATAACTCTATTTTTCTCTTACAACAGTTTTGCGCAAGATTCACCACAATGGCATCTGCCTGAAGGTGCTACTGCGCGTCTTGGTAAAGGTTGGTTATATGAAATTCAGTATTCACCCGATGGTACACGGTTTGCCGCTGCAGGGACCCTCGGCGTTTGGATTTATGATACCGCAACCAACAAAGAAATATCGCTCCTTCCCGGATACGGGATTGGCGTTTCGGCATTAGCGTACTCTCCCGATGGAAACATACTCGCCAGTGGAAGTGCCTACGGGAGCATCCGCTTGTGGGATACTAAAACGGGTGAGGTCTTACACACCCTTGATGAACACAGGAGGAGCGTCCGCAGCCTCGTTTTCAATTCTGATGGGTCTGTACTTGCGAGTGGCAGCAGAGATGATACGATCCGTCTATGGAACCCCGACACCGGCGAACTCCTGAAAACGCTTGAGGGCCATACGGAAGGGGTCAATAGTGTCGCTTTCAGTGCTGATGATGGCACGATTATCAGTGCAAGTCGAGACGATACCATCCGTATATGGGATGTTGCTACGGGGGTACTGCAGCAAACGCTTGAGGAACATCGAGATAATGTCGCGAGTGTTGTAATCAGCCCTGATGGGGCAACCCTCGCCAGCGGTGATTTGAACGCCATTATCCACCTGTGGGATACAACGACCTGGACAATCAGAGAGACGCTTCTTGGACATACCTCTCATATCTATGACCTGAAATTTAGTCCGGACGGTAGTCTTCTGGCGAGTGCAGGTGAGGATGATACCGTCCGGTTGTGGGACGCTGCCACGGGCGACCCCTTAAACATGCTTTCCGATCATACTGCTGATGTCTTTGGACTTGCTTTTACGCCAGATGGATCGGTGCTTACCAGTGGCGCGTGGGATGCTTCAATACGTTCGTGGAATCCTGTAACAGGCGAACATCTGGAAACTATTACAGGGCATACGGATGCTGTCGCCAGCGTTACCTTTAGTGCTGATGGCAGGATCCTTGCCACCCGGAGTTGGGATAAAACCATCCGACTCTGGGATGCCGATACAGGTGAACTTCGGCATACCCTCATTGGGCACCAAGATGATGTTGATGTTGTTGTCTTTGCCCCTGATGGCAAAACACTCGCGAGTGGTAGCCAAGACAACACCGTCCGTTTATGGGATGCTATCACGGGTGAACACGTAAAGACCCTCAGAGGACATTATTCCTATCTGATAAGTCTTGCGTTCAGTCCAGATGGAAGTATCTTGGCGAGTGGTAGTGAGGACGACAGCATCCGTTTGTGGGATGTTACTACAGGTCAATATATCGGAGGATTGTGGGAGCATGAAGCAGGTGTCGAAACGCTTGCGTTTAGCCCCGATGGTACTATGCTCGCCAGTGGCAGTCGTGACGATAGAATTATCTTGTGGGATATCAAAACACGTGAAGTTGTACATACTATCAGTGAACATGAGGACGATGTTTGGGCAGTTGCGTTCAGTCCGGATGGCAAAAAGCTTGCAAGTGGTGGGCGCGACAAGGTCTCCTTATGGGATGTCGCTACGGCAGAACTTCTACAGACATTTCGTAGACCCGTTGATCGCGAAGTGCCGGTAGACGCACCGGAGGAATTGACAGGCGACGTGCCTACAGATCTCCCGGCAAATGCTACAAGTATTGTTTTTAGCCCTGATGCTAAAGTCCTTGTCAGTGGAAGTTACGACAGAACCATTCGCTTGTGGAACATTGCCACGGGCGAACAGCTTAGAACACTTGAAGGACATTCATATTCTATTACGAGTGTCGCTGTTAGTCCTGGGAGTACCACAATTGCGAGCGGAAGCGTCGACGGAACAGTCCTCTTATGGGCATTTCCTGACGTAATGATTGCCACCGCGGTTTTAGGCGACTTGAATGGCGACGGTATGGTCAATATCCAAGATATAGTGCTGATTGCAGCCAGTTTCGGGGCATCTGGTGAGAACGATGCCGACCTGAACAGCGATGGTGTTGTCAACATTCAAGATCTCATTCTGATTGCAAATGCATTCGGGAATGCTGCAGGCGCACCTTCAGCACACGCGTTATCGGCGACACAGGTAGAACAGTGGTTGCGTCTCGCCAAGCGAGAGGCTTCACGAACGATCCAAATTTTAGACTTCCCGCGTCGCTTCTCCTATGACCGAGGGATTCTGGTGCTGGAGCAGCTTTTGAAAACGTTGGCTCCACAAGAAACAGTGTTGCTTGCCAACTATCCGAATCCGTTTAACCCAGAAACATGGATCCCGTATCAATTGGCAGAGCCTGCCGATGTTAGTATTTCCGTCTATTCTGCGGATGGAAAATTGGTTCGGACATTGGAGTTAGGACACCAGCCAGTGGGTATCTATGAATCTCGGAGTCGTGCGGCGTATTGGGATGGACGCAATACAGTGGGTGAACCGGTTGCGAGTGGTGTCTATTTCTATACCTTAACAGCAGGCGATTTCACCGCAACACGCAAGATGTTGATACGGAAGTAAGCTGTTCCAAAGCATAGAAACTTCTTAGGGGAAGGCTGCTAAGCCTTCCCCTATTTTTGTGTCTAAAAGTGCATCCATTGATGTGTAACTAACGAACCAAGGCATTTTTTGTGAGTGACTGATTTTTCAGTCACTTTTGATATTTTTGTACTCAAAACATTGCACAATGGAGGAATTTAATGAATTTGGGTTTGTTGTTATCTACTGTTATTTCTGCTGTGCCGGTAGACGAAATAGATGGAAAGAAAATCAGTGTAGATCCTGAAGATGAATCTCTATTAACCGAACAGGAATCCAAAAACCTGAAAACTTGCACACATAACTTGGCTGCAATTGGTGAAGCATTACAGACCTACGAAAAGGAACATAACGATTTTCCAGAGTGGCTTTCCGAACTTCATCCCACATATTTGATGGATGTAAATATCCTAATCTGTCCCGCAGATGAAGATCAAGGCGAGCCAATTTTGCCCTATAACACCGACCCGAATCTTCCGGTAAGTTACAATTATGATTGCGACCCAGAATATTATCAGCGATGGCTGAAAAAAGAACGTCATGTCTATAACGACGCAAACCCGATTGTTCGATGTCCGCACCACGCAAACCCAGAAGTAGATAGTCCCTTAATTTCAAATCTCTATTTAAATTTAAGTTTTTCCAATACTATTTATTTATCAGAAGGTGATTGGAGGAAACATCCAATAAAAATGTACGGAAGTCTTGAAGCAGCAATCGCTGGATATGAAAGTGCCCTTCAACGTGTTCCTGAAGATCCAAATTTCTTCAATCTCTATTCTGAGCTTATTCGTCTCTATGTGGAGGCAGAACGAGGCAATGATGCTGAAAGCCTCATTGATAACTTTAAATCCATCATGAAACCG of Candidatus Poribacteria bacterium contains these proteins:
- a CDS encoding dockerin type I domain-containing protein, which translates into the protein MSNTVQTDSGGRLGKSPSPGIVRVFGVGLYMPYAKQIWKTLMTTTGNFITKKVPLYLFLTLLFVSTPYLPNAFAQDYQDYMQFSLPEGAKARFGKSSISGDIAFSPDGKRLAVTSAIGIWLYDTVTYKEVALLTGHTARVTSVVFSPDGRTIASGGADHTIRLWDAASGILLRTFTGHTWGVTSVAFSPNGRTILSGSGDSTVRLWDIASGILLRTFIGHTDDVTSVAFSPDGKTVVSGSKDTIVRLWDVVSGSHRALTGHWSDINSVVFSPDGSIVASGSDDGTIHLWDIETEALLQTLGDHENNVTSVAFSPDGRTIVSGSYDLTIRLWDAVLGQLQQTLTGHSHWVTNVVFSPDGKTLASTGWDNTIRLWDAVSGVVLRTLKGYTEGFRSVAFSPDGKIIATGSRIDESVRLWDAGTGALLQAFRAHPYYVTSVAFSPDGNTIISEGFDENIHLWDVGTGALLRTLKVPSGVGSVAFSPHEPIIASGGGDGTIHLWDAETGALLQTLIGHTKSVGSVVFSPDGNTLASGSFDRTIRLWDMTSGTHLQTLTGHTWNVYSVAFSPDARTLVSGGYDEIVRLWDVRTGSLLQTFTGHTSPIESVAFSPDGNTLASVSGDTTIRLWDTASGTHPRTLTGHRFGVTSIAFSPDGNTFATVSWDGTVLLWDLMSSPTSKATVSVSPSSVRSPAIGEQLTFSLKIADGENVAGYQATVHFDAAALHYVESANGDYLPADALFTPLIVQEDQVSLSGKSPAVENNGDGTLATITFEVVAVKYSIVSLSDVRLIDSSGRSSSLKIEVSEIIETPQIAEDINGDGVVNIIDLIVVVSSFGKRGQNNADVNGDGIVNIIDLTLVAAAFENIAAAPEVLWSLNAEGMPTRAEVEAWLREAHQVNRTDLTFQRGIQVLEQLLAALTPKETALLPNYPNPFNPETWIPYQLAAPADVTFSIHSTGGRLVRTLEVGYQSVGIYESRSRAAYWDGRNSFGESVASGVYFYTLTAGDFTATRKMLIRK
- a CDS encoding T9SS type A sorting domain-containing protein, which gives rise to MKTAFFSTLTILCVITLFFSYNSFAQDSPQWHLPEGATARLGKGWLYEIQYSPDGTRFAAAGTLGVWIYDTATNKEISLLPGYGIGVSALAYSPDGNILASGSAYGSIRLWDTKTGEVLHTLDEHRRSVRSLVFNSDGSVLASGSRDDTIRLWNPDTGELLKTLEGHTEGVNSVAFSADDGTIISASRDDTIRIWDVATGVLQQTLEEHRDNVASVVISPDGATLASGDLNAIIHLWDTTTWTIRETLLGHTSHIYDLKFSPDGSLLASAGEDDTVRLWDAATGDPLNMLSDHTADVFGLAFTPDGSVLTSGAWDASIRSWNPVTGEHLETITGHTDAVASVTFSADGRILATRSWDKTIRLWDADTGELRHTLIGHQDDVDVVVFAPDGKTLASGSQDNTVRLWDAITGEHVKTLRGHYSYLISLAFSPDGSILASGSEDDSIRLWDVTTGQYIGGLWEHEAGVETLAFSPDGTMLASGSRDDRIILWDIKTREVVHTISEHEDDVWAVAFSPDGKKLASGGRDKVSLWDVATAELLQTFRRPVDREVPVDAPEELTGDVPTDLPANATSIVFSPDAKVLVSGSYDRTIRLWNIATGEQLRTLEGHSYSITSVAVSPGSTTIASGSVDGTVLLWAFPDVMIATAVLGDLNGDGMVNIQDIVLIAASFGASGENDADLNSDGVVNIQDLILIANAFGNAAGAPSAHALSATQVEQWLRLAKREASRTIQILDFPRRFSYDRGILVLEQLLKTLAPQETVLLANYPNPFNPETWIPYQLAEPADVSISVYSADGKLVRTLELGHQPVGIYESRSRAAYWDGRNTVGEPVASGVYFYTLTAGDFTATRKMLIRK